In a single window of the Dreissena polymorpha isolate Duluth1 chromosome 3, UMN_Dpol_1.0, whole genome shotgun sequence genome:
- the LOC127872213 gene encoding uncharacterized protein LOC127872213 — MYGVPESTLRDRTRGNVALDCTMGPARLFNLEEEKRLADHSIHMDTIGYGYPVTEVLGVAAGYAKSLGKTIAKDQLSKPWLYSFLKRHEELKVVTPQKLTSSRAKCSSEQTMSKYFAELHSVLQQNDLLEAPERIYNTDETGFSTEHTPQMVVCGSDCKPQAITSPKTRTVTIVIPPLYVFPGKRCVDHLLEGALPGSSGGMSDSGFVNRGLFETYLMGHFAKHARLDGASHKPVLVLNDGNKVHLSLTLADWAKDHNVVLFVLPHHTSHLSQPLDVGIFGQLKKLYNRECQSYIHSNPGISITRYEIARLTAKPYTRAFTPENITFALKKARIFPFNDLVIINIQTAPSTIYPINDVSTNQSDTEPTITVIIEQSTVNNNNNISTEIEYLKSGRITTVTQRSRKNIYSTANSHRELAL; from the coding sequence ATGTATGGGGTTCCTGAGTCAACACTGAGGGATAGGACCAGGGGGAATGTAGCGCTGGACTGCACCATGGGGCCAGCCAGACTCTTCAACCTTGAAGAAGAAAAGCGACTGGCAGACCATAGTATCCATATGGATACTATTGGTTATGGATACCCAGTAACTGAAGTCCTCGGTGTAGCAGCGGGATATGCCAAGTCGCTGGGTAAGACCATTGCTAAAGATCAACTGAGCAAACCATGGTTGTACTCCTTCTTGAAAAGACACGAGGAGCTGAAAGTTGTAACCCCACAGAAACTAACCTCTTCAAGGGCTAAATGTTCATCTGAACAGACAATGTCCAAGTACTTTGCAGAACTACATTCTGTTCTCCAACAAAATGACCTTTTGGAAGCCCCTGAGAGAATCTACAACACTGATGAAACAGGCTTCTCTACGGAACACACTCCCCAAATGGTTGTATGCGGAAGTGATTGCAAGCCACAGGCCATCACATCGCCAAAGACCAGGACTGTGACAATTGTTATCCCACCATTATATGTGTTCCCAGGGAAGCGATGTGTGGATCATCTATTAGAGGGCGCACTCCCAGGTTCATCTGGAGGAATGTCAGACAGTGGCTTTGTCAACAGGGGCCTGTTTGAGACCTATCTCATGGGTCATTTCGCAAAGCATGCCAGATTAGACGGAGCCTCGCATAAACCAGTTCTGGTGCTTAATGATGGTAACAAGGTCCACTTATCCTTGACCCTTGCTGACTGGGCAAAAGACCACAATGTGGTTCTATTTGTGTTGCCACACCACACTAGCCATCTAAGTCAGCCCCTTGATGTTGGGATATTTGGTCAACTGAAGAAACTATACAACAGAGAATGCCAGTCCTACATCCACAGCAACCCTGGGATATCTATCACTAGATATGAGATTGCCAGATTAACAGCAAAACCATACACCAGAGCCTTCACACCAGAAAACATAACCTTTGCATTGAAAAAGGCACGCATATTTCCATTTAATGACTTAGTGATCATCAACATACAAACTGCCCCCTCAACAATCTACCCCATCAATGATGTTAGTACCAACCAAAGTGACACTGAACCAACAATAACAGTAATCATAGAACAGTCAACTgtcaataataacaacaatatcagTACAGAGATTGAGTACCTGAAAAGTGGGCGGATAACAACCGTGACACAGAGGTctcgaaaaaatatatattccacCGCCAACAGTCACAGGGAACTTGCTCTCTGA